In the Brienomyrus brachyistius isolate T26 chromosome 20, BBRACH_0.4, whole genome shotgun sequence genome, one interval contains:
- the LOC125715984 gene encoding uncharacterized protein LOC125715984, with product MTRNKRIAKAVSWSNDRYWATWDKWMEVIDWEDEEELCSPAESPSDQADRSIVSHTRKPIAKAVSWTDDVYWAAWDKWDEIICWGEEGECSPATPPINQPGRDKGLDMHGLEVFLLNERTVSIKPADDHQDRLKIGAVVVDLCQFELDGVNDKFEIVEIQIGEVKLEETAERGFNSEFELEIMDVEIEVVDSEFQLNALNWEIAGTKVDKLLVEHLNINNLEAGSVKVSTSNGNVVYVNGM from the exons atgacgag aaacaaacgaattgcaaaagctgtcagctggagcaacgatcgatactgggcaacttgggacaagtggatggaagtgattgactgggaagatgaggaagagctgtgctccccagcagaatcaccctctgaccaggctgaccgttccatcgtgtcacacacccgaaagccaattgccaaggcagttagctggacggatgatgtgtattgggcagcctgggacaagtgggatgagatcatctgctggggtgaagaaggagagtgctccccagcaactccacccatcaaccagcctgggagggataaggggttagacatgcatgggttagaggtttttctgttaaatgaaaggacagtctccataaagcctgcagatgaccaccaagacaggctgaaaataggagccgtagtggtcgacctctgccagtttgagctagatggtgtaaatgataaatttgaaattgtcgaaatacaaattggagaggtcaaattggaggagactgcagagaggggttttaattcagaatttgaattggaaattatggatgtggagatagaggttgtagacagtgaattccagctgaatgctcttaattgggaaattgctggaactaaagtggacaaattattagtggaacacctgaacataaataatctagaagcaggcagtgtgaaggtgtccacatcaaatgggaatgtggtatatgtcaatggtatgtga